The Aptenodytes patagonicus unplaced genomic scaffold, bAptPat1.pri.cur scaffold_69, whole genome shotgun sequence genome window below encodes:
- the ABCF2 gene encoding ATP-binding cassette sub-family F member 2 has product MPSDLAKKKAAKKKEAAKARQRPRRAPEENGDAGTEPQEVRPPEANGTSLPEVDALTKELEDFELKKAAARAVTGVLASHPNSTDVHIINLSLTFHGQELLSDTKLELNSGRRYGLIGLNGIGKSMLLSAIGKREVPIPEHIDIYHLTREMPPSDKTPLQCVMEVDTERAMLEREAERLAHEDAECEKLLELYERLEELDADKAEARASRILHGLGFTPAMQRKKLKDFSGGWRMRVALARALFIRPFMLLLDEPTNHLDLDACVWLEEELKTFKRILVLISHSQDFLNGVCTNIIHMHNRKLKYYTGNYDQYVKTRLELEENQMKRFHWEQDQIAHMKNYIARFGHGSAKLARQAQSKEKTLQKMMASGLTERVVNDKTLSFYFPPCGKIPPPVIMVQNVSFKYTKDGPWIYNNLEFGIDLDTRVALVGPNGAGKSTLLKLLTGELLPTDGMIRKHSHVKIGRYHQHLQEQLDLDLSPLEYMLKCYPEIKEKEEMRKIIGRYGLTGKQQVSPIRNLSDGQKCRVCFAWLAWQNPHMLFLDEPTNHLDIETIDALADAINEFEGGMMLVSHDFRLIQQVAQEIWVCEKQTITKWQGDILAYKEHLKSKLVDEDPQLTKKTHNV; this is encoded by the exons ATGCCCTCGGACCTGGCCAAGAAGAAGGCGGCCAAGAAGAAGGAGGCGGCCAAGGCCCGGCAGCGGCCGCGCCGGGCCCCGGAGGAGAACGGCGATGCCGGGACGGAGCCGCAGGAGGTCCGGCCCCCGGAGGCCAACGGAACGTCGCTGCCAG AGGTGGATGCTCTTACAAAGGAGCTGGAGGACTTTGAATTAAAGAAAGCTGCTGCCCGTGCTGTGACAGGAGTGCTGGCCTCCCATCCCAACAGCACTGATGTGCACATCATTAACCTCTCACTGACCTTCCATGGCCAGGAGCTGCTGAGTGATACAAAACTCGAGCTGAACTCCGGGAGACGCTACGGCCTGATTGGACTCAATGGGATTG GGAAATCCATGCTTTTGTCAGCTATTGGGAAACGAGAAGTGCCCATCCCAGAACATATTGACATCTATCACCTGACCCGAGAGATGCCTCCCAGTGACAAGACCCCTCTACAGTGTGTGATGGAGGTGGATACAGAGAGGGCCATGTTAGAACGAGAGGCAGAACGTCTGGCTCATGAAGATG CGGAGTGTGAGAAACTCTTGGAGTTATATGAACGTCTGGAGGAGCTGGATGCTGACAAGGCAGAAGCACGGGCCTCACGTATCCTTCACGGCTTGGGGTTCACACCAGCCATGCAGAGGAAGAAGCTGAAGGACTTTAGTGGTGGCTGGCGAATGAGGGTGGCTCTTGCTAG AGCCCTCTTCATTCGGCCTTTCATGCTGCTGCTAGATGAGCCCACAAACCACCTTGACCTGGATGCCTGTGTGTGGTTGGAGGAAGAGCTGAAAAC GTTCAAGCGGATTCTTGTGCTGATATCCCACTCCCAGGACTTCTTGAATGGTGTCTGCACCAACATAATCCACATGCATAACCGCAAACTGAAGTACTACACG GGAAATTATGATCAGTATGTAAAGACTCGCTTGGAACTAGAAGAAAATCAAATGAAGCGATTCCACTGGGAGCAAGATCAGATTGCCCATATGAAG AATTACATTGCACGATTTGGTCATGGTAGTGCAAAGCTGGCCAGGCAAGCTCAGAGTAAGGAGAAGACCCTTCAAAAAATGATGGCTTCTGGCTTGACAGAGAGAGTTGTGAATGATAAG ACTTTGTCGTTCTATTTCCCGCCCTGTGGGAAAATCCCCCCTCCTGTCATCATGGTGCAGAATGTCAGCTTCAAATACACCAAGGATGGG CCATGGATCTATAATAACCTGGAGTTTGGAATTGACCTGGATACCCGTGTAGCTCTTGTTGGACCCAATGGAGCCGGAAAGTCAACACTGCTGAAACTGCTCACAGGAGAG CTGCTGCCCACAGATGGGATGATTCGCAAGCACTCGCATGTGAAGATCGGTAGATACCACCAG CACTTGCAAGAGCAGTTGGACTTAGACCTCTCACCCCTGGAGTACATGCTGAAATGCTACCCAGAGatcaaggagaaggaggagatgagAAAAATCATTGGCAGATATGGTCTGACAGGGAAGCAGCAG GTGAGCCCCATTAGGAACCTCTCTGATGGGCAGAAGTGCCGTGTGTGCTTTGCGTGGCTGGCCTGGCAGAATCCTCACATGCTTTTCCTGGATGAGCCCACCAACCACTTGGACATAGAAACAATAGATGCTTTGGCAGATGCTATCAATGAATTTGAAGGAGGAATGATGCTCGTCAGCCATGACTTCAGACTCATCCAACAG